The Aureimonas mangrovi genome includes a region encoding these proteins:
- a CDS encoding MBL fold metallo-hydrolase, which yields MLTALAGASGTLIGLGRPNTVLAQAPAPSTAALIGNAGHYRFQVGDIAVTVLSDGLIGGPPTVYAGDANEAELEEVLRRAFLPTDHMTLNLNTLLLEVGGRRVLLEAGAGGTMGPNGGRLFDNLAAVGLSADDIDTIVISHTHPDHVGNLRAADGGRAFPRATVMVPRADWAFFVENDPDLSYMPVPEEFRRRFAANIKESVEPVANGIEFYEAGDEVLSGLTTIAAAGHTPGMAAFLVHSGDDQLLLTADLAYHPVVNIDRPWRPGPDRDQDAAASARRRIFDRAAADRTLVLGFHYPFPGLGRILRTDTGYAWVPAGWQF from the coding sequence ATGTTGACCGCGCTCGCAGGGGCGTCCGGAACACTGATTGGCCTTGGCCGCCCCAATACGGTCCTGGCGCAAGCCCCCGCACCGTCGACCGCAGCGCTTATCGGCAATGCTGGCCACTATCGGTTCCAGGTCGGTGACATCGCCGTGACAGTGCTCAGCGACGGGCTCATCGGAGGGCCGCCGACCGTCTATGCCGGGGACGCGAACGAGGCCGAGCTCGAGGAGGTTCTGCGGCGGGCCTTTCTACCGACCGACCACATGACACTGAACCTGAACACGCTGCTTCTCGAAGTTGGCGGGCGCCGGGTCCTCCTGGAGGCGGGAGCGGGCGGCACGATGGGGCCGAACGGCGGGCGCCTGTTCGACAACCTCGCCGCGGTCGGGCTTTCCGCCGACGATATCGACACCATCGTGATCTCGCACACCCATCCGGATCACGTCGGCAATCTCCGGGCGGCTGATGGCGGGCGGGCCTTCCCGCGCGCGACCGTCATGGTCCCTCGCGCGGACTGGGCCTTCTTCGTCGAGAACGATCCGGACCTCTCCTACATGCCCGTGCCGGAGGAATTTCGGAGACGTTTCGCGGCCAACATCAAGGAGAGCGTGGAGCCAGTCGCGAACGGCATCGAGTTCTACGAGGCGGGTGATGAAGTCCTGTCCGGCCTGACGACGATCGCCGCCGCCGGCCATACGCCCGGAATGGCGGCCTTTCTCGTCCATTCGGGTGACGACCAGCTCCTTTTGACAGCCGATCTCGCCTACCACCCGGTCGTTAACATCGACCGGCCATGGCGGCCGGGGCCGGATCGCGACCAGGACGCGGCCGCGAGCGCACGGCGGCGCATCTTCGACCGGGCGGCGGCCGACCGGACCCTCGTCCTCGGCTTCCACTACCCCTTCCCCGGCCTCGGCCGGATCCTGCGCACCGATACCGGCTATGCGTGGGTTCCCGCCGGCTGGCAGTTCTAA
- a CDS encoding LysR family transcriptional regulator: MTVRLDHLEVFALVVRAGGFRAAAAARGVSQSVISQAIRGLEQTLGIRLLNRTTRSMALTEAGERLLERLRPALDDINSALVELDRLREEPSGTLRINAPGPAVDHILCPLAFAFMKAHPAVKIEIVSDAAIIDIVEHGFDAGVRFGQQLQQDMIAVPLGRPLRYAIVASADYLNERGRPGTPSDLIGHDCIRRRYPGGALADWAFQKGDESLQITPEGRLTLSSAHQELQAAIAGQGIAHVFEDYARSHIADGSLVEVLADWSPRLPSWFLYYPDKRHQSAAMRAFLEMVRQSAR; this comes from the coding sequence TTGACGGTACGACTCGATCATCTGGAGGTTTTCGCGCTGGTCGTTCGCGCCGGCGGCTTCCGCGCCGCTGCTGCGGCGCGTGGGGTTTCCCAGTCGGTGATCAGCCAAGCGATCCGCGGACTGGAGCAGACGCTCGGAATCCGGCTGCTGAACCGCACGACGCGCAGTATGGCGCTGACGGAGGCGGGTGAGCGTCTCCTGGAGCGGCTGCGCCCGGCTCTCGACGACATCAACTCGGCACTGGTCGAACTCGACCGGTTGCGCGAAGAGCCGTCCGGCACGCTCCGGATCAATGCGCCTGGACCGGCCGTGGACCACATTCTATGTCCGCTCGCGTTCGCCTTCATGAAGGCTCATCCGGCAGTGAAGATCGAGATCGTCAGCGACGCGGCGATCATCGATATCGTCGAACACGGCTTCGATGCAGGCGTCCGGTTCGGCCAGCAGCTCCAGCAGGACATGATCGCGGTACCGCTGGGGCGGCCGTTACGCTACGCGATTGTCGCTTCGGCGGACTATCTCAACGAGCGAGGGCGGCCCGGAACACCCTCAGATCTCATCGGCCATGACTGCATCCGGCGACGTTATCCCGGCGGCGCGCTCGCCGATTGGGCATTCCAGAAGGGCGACGAGAGCCTCCAGATCACGCCTGAAGGCCGGCTTACTCTCAGTTCGGCTCATCAGGAGCTTCAGGCGGCAATTGCCGGTCAGGGCATCGCGCATGTGTTCGAAGACTACGCGCGTTCGCATATTGCGGACGGTTCGCTCGTCGAAGTGCTCGCCGACTGGAGCCCGAGATTGCCGAGCTGGTTCCTCTACTACCCCGACAAGCGGCACCAGAGCGCGGCAATGCGGGCCTTCCTGGAGATGGTCCGCCAGTCGGCACGATAG
- a CDS encoding metallopeptidase family protein has protein sequence MALLDRSEDWGGRMAPGLDVFESLALEAYAGLPEAFRALCGEIRFFIADFPEDAVVEEMGLESPFDILGLFEGRALGESDVPGTGELPNRILLYRRPILDYWAEHEETLGTIVSHVLIHEIGHHFGLSDDDMESLEASVD, from the coding sequence ATGGCGTTGCTCGATCGGAGCGAGGACTGGGGCGGGCGCATGGCGCCGGGGCTCGATGTGTTCGAGAGTCTGGCGCTCGAGGCCTATGCCGGCCTTCCGGAAGCCTTTCGCGCGCTGTGCGGCGAGATTCGCTTCTTCATCGCCGATTTTCCGGAAGACGCTGTGGTGGAGGAGATGGGCCTCGAAAGCCCGTTCGACATCCTCGGTCTCTTCGAGGGCCGCGCGCTCGGCGAATCGGACGTCCCCGGCACGGGCGAACTGCCGAACCGCATTCTCCTCTATCGCCGGCCGATCCTCGACTACTGGGCCGAGCACGAGGAAACGCTCGGCACCATCGTCAGCCACGTCCTGATCCACGAGATCGGCCACCATTTCGGACTCTCGGACGACGACATGGAATCGCTGGAAGCCTCGGTCGACTGA
- a CDS encoding TIGR02117 family protein — MRLLTRFALAGLVFALAVSGALLAGVLLPRPVSGVSASGGAHEIVLVANPIHTDIALPASPQVLARLGFLGEAGLPLDHSGVGTILIGWGGREFYTQTPTWADLGARAVFASLTRDASVLHFGLAPPIEPGFPKTRRLVLSDAQFEALLHFVEESLTRGADGRPIVASPGYGPFDIFFEAKGIFNIVVGCNVWTSAALAASGLRTGWWTPLPQTLFRSLDWHRE, encoded by the coding sequence TTGCGCCTTCTGACGCGCTTCGCGCTCGCGGGCCTTGTCTTCGCCCTCGCGGTGTCGGGCGCGCTTCTGGCGGGCGTCCTCCTTCCAAGGCCGGTGTCGGGGGTTTCCGCATCCGGCGGCGCGCACGAGATCGTGCTCGTCGCCAACCCGATCCACACCGACATCGCCCTGCCTGCCAGTCCGCAAGTGCTGGCCCGCCTCGGGTTTCTGGGCGAGGCCGGACTGCCGCTCGACCATTCAGGTGTCGGCACGATCCTGATCGGCTGGGGCGGGCGCGAGTTCTACACGCAGACGCCCACCTGGGCCGACCTCGGCGCAAGGGCCGTCTTCGCCTCGCTCACTCGCGACGCCTCGGTCCTGCATTTCGGCCTCGCGCCGCCCATCGAGCCCGGTTTTCCGAAAACGCGCCGCCTCGTCCTTTCCGACGCGCAGTTCGAGGCGCTGCTGCATTTCGTGGAGGAGAGCCTGACACGTGGCGCGGACGGGCGGCCGATCGTGGCGAGCCCCGGCTACGGCCCCTTCGATATTTTCTTCGAGGCGAAGGGCATCTTCAATATCGTCGTCGGCTGCAACGTCTGGACGTCCGCGGCTCTTGCGGCCTCCGGCCTTCGCACCGGCTGGTGGACGCCATTGCCGCAGACGCTCTTCCGCTCGCTCGACTGGCACCGCGAATAG
- a CDS encoding DUF1737 domain-containing protein has product MKLYRLLTGIDDSAFCHKVSLALSKGWELAGSPAYAFDAKEGVMKCAQPVTKIVDGKDYDPSMKLGEQ; this is encoded by the coding sequence GTGAAGCTCTACCGCCTCCTCACCGGGATCGACGATTCCGCATTCTGCCACAAGGTTTCGCTCGCCCTCTCCAAGGGCTGGGAACTCGCCGGCAGCCCCGCCTATGCCTTCGACGCCAAGGAAGGCGTGATGAAATGCGCGCAGCCGGTGACGAAAATCGTCGATGGCAAGGATTACGATCCTTCGATGAAGCTCGGCGAGCAGTAA
- a CDS encoding HpcH/HpaI aldolase/citrate lyase family protein: protein MTDAPAAPLLLRSVLFVPAANRRALEKSAGLDADVLIFDLEDSAADSEKLAARERLAVHLAGAGRSARALSILRINRLEEGGRDDLAALADAPLDAVLLPKVESAEELQALDAALASRPATTAIWAMIETPRGIRRASEIAEASLSRPLGALVVGPNDIVLAADLQLSDGRPQLVPWLMEIVLAAKAANVAVIDGVYNDFRDEAGLLAECRQARALGFDGKTLIHPAQIAAANAAFAPSPGDIAHAQAVVEAFEEPANHGKGVVAVEGRMVERLHLRQAEALLARHRAIQERNHA from the coding sequence ATGACAGACGCTCCGGCCGCTCCGCTTCTCCTGCGCTCCGTCCTCTTCGTGCCGGCCGCCAACCGCCGCGCTCTCGAGAAGAGCGCCGGGCTCGACGCCGACGTGCTGATCTTCGACCTCGAGGACTCGGCGGCCGACAGCGAGAAGCTCGCGGCCCGTGAGAGGCTTGCCGTTCATCTGGCGGGTGCCGGACGATCGGCGCGCGCTCTGAGCATTCTGCGCATCAACCGGCTGGAGGAAGGCGGTCGAGACGACCTCGCAGCCCTTGCCGACGCGCCGCTCGACGCCGTGCTCCTGCCGAAGGTCGAGAGCGCCGAAGAATTACAGGCGCTCGATGCGGCGCTCGCGAGCCGGCCGGCAACGACCGCGATCTGGGCGATGATCGAGACGCCTCGCGGCATCCGGCGCGCGAGCGAGATCGCGGAGGCCAGCCTGTCGCGTCCGCTCGGTGCGCTCGTCGTGGGCCCCAACGACATCGTGCTCGCCGCCGATCTGCAGCTCTCCGACGGGCGCCCGCAGCTCGTCCCCTGGCTGATGGAGATCGTCCTCGCCGCGAAAGCCGCGAACGTGGCCGTCATCGACGGCGTCTACAACGACTTTCGTGACGAGGCGGGGTTGCTCGCCGAATGCCGGCAGGCCCGCGCCCTCGGCTTCGACGGCAAGACGCTGATCCATCCGGCGCAGATCGCGGCCGCCAATGCCGCCTTCGCACCCTCGCCCGGCGACATCGCCCACGCACAGGCCGTCGTTGAAGCCTTTGAGGAGCCGGCCAATCACGGTAAGGGCGTCGTCGCCGTGGAGGGGCGCATGGTCGAACGCCTTCACCTGCGGCAGGCCGAGGCGCTTCTTGCCCGCCACCGCGCCATTCAGGAAAGGAACCACGCGTGA
- the leuD gene encoding 3-isopropylmalate dehydratase small subunit, producing the protein MQKFDRVTGVAAPLPIVNVDTDMIIPKNYLKTIRRSGLGVGLFAELRYNEDGSDNEDFVLNKPAYRGAEILIAGDNFGCGSSREHAPWALLDFGIRCVISTSFADIFYNNCFQNGILPVRVTQEQLDALMDDARKGANARIAVDLESQTITRPDGETIAFDIEAARKHRLLNGLDDIGLTLQQDNAIGTHEARLAAERPWA; encoded by the coding sequence ATGCAGAAGTTCGACCGCGTGACGGGCGTTGCCGCGCCGCTGCCGATCGTCAACGTCGACACCGACATGATCATCCCGAAGAACTACCTCAAGACCATCCGCCGCAGCGGGCTCGGCGTCGGCCTCTTCGCGGAACTGCGCTACAACGAGGACGGCTCGGACAACGAGGACTTCGTCCTCAACAAGCCGGCCTACAGGGGCGCGGAGATCCTGATCGCAGGCGACAATTTCGGTTGCGGCTCCTCGCGCGAGCATGCCCCCTGGGCGCTCCTCGACTTCGGCATCCGCTGCGTGATCTCCACGTCCTTCGCCGACATCTTCTACAACAACTGTTTCCAGAACGGCATCCTGCCCGTGCGCGTCACGCAGGAGCAGCTCGACGCGCTGATGGACGACGCCAGGAAGGGCGCGAATGCGCGCATCGCCGTCGATCTCGAGAGCCAGACCATCACGCGGCCGGACGGCGAAACGATCGCCTTCGATATCGAGGCCGCGCGAAAGCACCGCCTCCTGAACGGCCTCGACGATATCGGCCTGACGCTGCAGCAGGACAATGCGATCGGCACCCACGAGGCACGGCTGGCTGCCGAGCGTCCCTGGGCCTGA
- the leuB gene encoding 3-isopropylmalate dehydrogenase produces the protein MASRKLLLLPGDGIGPETMAEVEKLIALMNASGAGFETQTGAVGGAAIDEGDVPVSEATMQAALGADAVLFGAVGGPKWDGVPYETRPEAGLLRLRKDLELFANLRPAICYPALADASSLKREIVEGLDILIMRELTGGVYFGEPKEIVDLGNGQKRGIDTQLYDTHEIERIARAAFEAARTRRGKVTSMEKRNVMKTGVLWNEVVTAVHKAEYSDVTLEHMLADAGGMKLVQNPKQFDVIVTDNLFGDMLSDVAAQLTGSLGMLPSASLGAPDERTGRRRAMYEPVHGSAPDIAGQGIANPLAMIASFAMMLRYSFAMTDEADALEGAIAEVLEAGVRTGDIMAPGCRQVGTAEMGDAVAEAFGRRLAA, from the coding sequence ATGGCGAGCCGCAAACTTCTGCTACTGCCCGGGGACGGCATCGGGCCCGAGACGATGGCCGAGGTCGAGAAGCTCATCGCGCTGATGAACGCTTCGGGCGCCGGCTTCGAGACGCAGACGGGCGCCGTCGGCGGCGCGGCGATCGACGAGGGGGACGTGCCGGTCTCCGAGGCGACGATGCAGGCGGCGCTTGGCGCCGACGCGGTTCTCTTCGGCGCGGTCGGCGGGCCGAAATGGGACGGCGTTCCTTACGAGACGCGCCCGGAGGCTGGCCTCCTGCGGTTGCGCAAGGATCTCGAGCTCTTCGCCAATCTGCGCCCGGCGATCTGCTATCCGGCGCTCGCCGACGCCTCCTCCCTCAAGCGCGAGATCGTCGAAGGGCTCGACATTCTCATCATGCGCGAGTTGACCGGCGGAGTTTATTTCGGCGAGCCGAAGGAGATCGTCGATCTCGGCAACGGCCAGAAGCGCGGCATCGACACGCAGCTCTACGACACGCACGAGATCGAACGCATCGCGCGCGCGGCCTTCGAGGCGGCGCGGACGCGGCGCGGCAAGGTCACCTCCATGGAAAAGCGCAACGTCATGAAGACGGGCGTCCTGTGGAACGAGGTGGTGACGGCCGTCCACAAGGCGGAATATTCCGACGTCACGCTCGAACACATGCTGGCCGATGCCGGCGGCATGAAGCTCGTGCAGAACCCCAAGCAGTTCGACGTCATCGTCACCGACAATCTCTTCGGCGACATGCTGTCGGACGTCGCCGCACAGCTCACGGGTTCGCTCGGCATGTTGCCTTCGGCCTCGCTCGGCGCGCCGGACGAGCGCACCGGCCGCCGCCGCGCCATGTACGAGCCGGTCCACGGCTCGGCGCCCGACATCGCCGGGCAGGGCATTGCCAACCCGCTGGCGATGATCGCCTCCTTCGCGATGATGCTGCGCTATTCCTTCGCGATGACCGACGAGGCCGACGCGTTGGAGGGCGCGATCGCGGAAGTGCTGGAGGCGGGCGTGCGCACCGGCGACATCATGGCGCCGGGCTGCCGACAGGTCGGCACGGCGGAGATGGGCGATGCCGTTGCCGAAGCCTTCGGGCGCCGGCTCGCCGCTTGA
- a CDS encoding BCCT family transporter — protein MASEVKTGPLGPFPHVSRMVFSVSAALILGFVAFGIAAPELAGTVFTSAQTQIADRFGWFLTATTNLALIFVIYIACSVYGDIRLGAQTEQPEHGFFSWVSMLFSAGIGIGLLYWGVAEPLQHFLAPPLGDPETAEAAQQAMVLSFLHWGVHGWAVYAVVGLSLAYFHYRHGLPLSVRSALYPLIGERIYGPIGHAVDILAVFGTMFGVVTSLGLGVMQINDGLTTLIGVPDSLALQLGLITIITALATISVMLGLNGGIKRLSNFNIALSLVFLAFVVIAGPTLFILGSFVENLGLYAESIVRFSFWNESYSGTNWQVDWTLFYWAWWISWSPFVGIFIARISRGRTVREFTLGVLLIPCGILFFWFTAFGGTALNLELAGGDPGLVEATRASYGSAIFALMEFFPFTALLNTLVVFMIVIWFVTSSDSASFVIDMLTAGGHDDPPRIQRLFWALTEGAIAAILLVAGGLSALQAAAVVAGFPFAFVILVMMWGLLRGFGRDRLVLYRTAQWYLTEQEAEANQPNAYKDENRLKGPPEPSEQSA, from the coding sequence TTGGCGAGTGAAGTCAAGACGGGGCCGCTCGGGCCGTTCCCGCATGTGAGCCGTATGGTGTTCTCGGTGTCGGCGGCCCTGATTCTCGGCTTCGTCGCCTTCGGCATCGCCGCCCCGGAACTGGCTGGCACCGTCTTCACCTCAGCGCAGACGCAGATCGCAGACCGGTTCGGCTGGTTCCTGACCGCCACCACCAATCTCGCCCTCATCTTCGTCATCTACATCGCCTGCTCGGTCTATGGTGACATCCGCCTCGGCGCGCAGACGGAGCAGCCCGAACACGGCTTCTTCTCCTGGGTCTCGATGCTGTTCTCGGCCGGCATCGGCATCGGCCTTCTCTACTGGGGCGTCGCCGAGCCCCTCCAGCACTTCCTAGCTCCGCCGCTCGGAGACCCCGAGACGGCAGAGGCAGCGCAGCAGGCAATGGTGTTGTCCTTCCTCCACTGGGGCGTCCATGGCTGGGCGGTCTATGCCGTCGTCGGTCTGTCGCTCGCCTATTTCCATTATCGCCACGGCCTGCCGCTCTCGGTGCGCTCGGCGCTCTATCCGCTGATCGGCGAGCGCATCTACGGGCCGATCGGGCATGCGGTCGATATCCTCGCCGTCTTCGGCACGATGTTCGGCGTCGTCACCTCGCTCGGCCTCGGGGTCATGCAGATCAACGACGGCTTGACGACGCTGATCGGCGTGCCGGACAGCCTGGCGCTGCAGCTCGGCCTTATCACCATCATCACCGCGCTCGCCACGATCTCGGTCATGCTCGGCCTCAACGGCGGCATCAAGCGCCTGTCGAACTTCAACATCGCGCTGAGCCTCGTCTTCCTGGCCTTCGTCGTGATCGCCGGGCCGACGCTCTTCATCCTCGGCTCTTTCGTTGAGAATCTCGGCCTCTATGCCGAGAGCATTGTGCGCTTCTCCTTCTGGAACGAATCCTATTCGGGCACGAACTGGCAGGTGGACTGGACGCTCTTCTACTGGGCCTGGTGGATTTCGTGGTCGCCCTTTGTCGGTATCTTCATCGCGCGCATCTCGCGCGGTCGGACCGTGCGCGAGTTCACGCTCGGCGTTCTCCTCATCCCCTGCGGCATCCTGTTCTTCTGGTTCACCGCCTTCGGCGGGACCGCGCTGAACCTGGAGCTCGCGGGCGGCGATCCGGGCCTCGTGGAAGCGACGCGGGCGAGCTACGGAAGCGCCATCTTCGCGCTGATGGAGTTCTTCCCCTTCACCGCGCTTTTGAACACACTCGTCGTCTTCATGATCGTGATCTGGTTCGTGACGTCCTCTGACAGCGCGAGCTTCGTTATCGACATGCTCACGGCCGGCGGCCATGACGACCCGCCGCGCATCCAGCGCCTATTCTGGGCGCTCACGGAGGGCGCCATCGCCGCCATCCTGCTCGTCGCCGGCGGCCTTTCGGCCCTTCAGGCGGCGGCCGTCGTTGCCGGCTTTCCCTTCGCCTTCGTCATCCTCGTGATGATGTGGGGCCTCCTGCGCGGCTTCGGGCGTGACCGGCTCGTCCTCTACCGGACCGCGCAGTGGTACCTGACCGAGCAGGAGGCCGAGGCCAACCAGCCGAACGCCTACAAGGACGAGAACCGGCTGAAGGGGCCGCCGGAGCCGTCCGAGCAGAGCGCCTGA
- a CDS encoding sodium:solute symporter family protein, translated as MSQYYLNLLIVGATFALYIGIAFWARAGSTAEFYTANRGVHPVTNGMATAADWMSAASFISMAGLIAFVGYDNSGYLMGWTGGYVLLALLLAPYLRKFGKFTVPEFVGDRFYSQSARMVAVLCLIIASVTYVIGQMTGVGVAFSRFLEVSSTTGLLIGAAVVFFYAVLGGMKGVTYTQVAQYIVLIIAYTIPAIFISLQLTGNPIPPLGLFSEHTSSGAPLLQTLDAIVTDLGFNQYTTQHDSTLNLTLFTLTLMIGTAGLPHVIIRFFTVPKVSDARWSAGWALVFIAALYLTAPAVGAMARLNILDTLYPNGVNEQALAYDERPEWMRNWETTGLLTFNDQNGDGRIQFYNDTSPEFAERAAELGWQGSELTVNNDIIVLANPEIANLPGWVIALVAAGGLAAALSTAAGLLLAISSAISHDLIKGALNPNISEKGELLSARIAMAAAIALATWLGINPPGFAAQTVAFAFGIAAASIFPVLMMGIFSTRVNNVGAVAGMVAGLVFTTVYIFLYKGWFFIPGTNSFPDTAEYWFLGISPLSIGAVGAALNFAVAFALSAVTKSPPASIQALVRSIRIPRGAGAATNH; from the coding sequence ATGAGCCAGTACTATCTCAATCTTCTGATCGTGGGCGCGACCTTCGCGCTCTATATCGGCATCGCCTTCTGGGCGCGCGCGGGTTCGACCGCTGAGTTCTATACTGCCAACCGCGGCGTCCATCCCGTGACCAACGGCATGGCGACGGCCGCCGACTGGATGTCGGCCGCCTCCTTCATTTCGATGGCGGGCCTGATCGCCTTCGTCGGCTACGACAATTCCGGCTACCTGATGGGCTGGACCGGCGGCTATGTGCTGCTCGCGCTGCTTCTCGCACCCTACCTTCGCAAGTTCGGCAAGTTCACCGTGCCCGAGTTCGTCGGCGACCGCTTCTACAGCCAGTCGGCGCGCATGGTCGCGGTTCTGTGCCTCATCATCGCCTCCGTCACCTACGTCATCGGCCAGATGACGGGCGTCGGCGTCGCCTTCTCCCGCTTCCTGGAAGTGTCGTCGACGACGGGGCTCCTGATCGGCGCGGCCGTGGTGTTCTTCTACGCCGTTCTCGGCGGCATGAAGGGCGTCACCTACACGCAGGTCGCCCAGTACATCGTCCTCATCATCGCCTACACCATCCCGGCAATCTTCATCTCGCTGCAACTCACCGGCAACCCCATCCCGCCGCTCGGCCTCTTCTCCGAACACACGAGTTCCGGTGCGCCGCTCCTGCAGACGCTGGACGCGATCGTCACGGACCTCGGCTTCAACCAGTACACGACGCAGCACGATTCCACGCTCAACCTCACCCTCTTCACCCTGACGCTGATGATCGGCACGGCGGGCCTGCCGCACGTCATCATCCGTTTCTTCACGGTACCGAAGGTGTCGGACGCGCGCTGGTCGGCGGGCTGGGCGCTGGTCTTCATCGCCGCGCTCTACCTCACGGCTCCGGCCGTGGGCGCCATGGCGCGTCTTAACATCCTCGACACGCTTTACCCAAACGGCGTCAACGAGCAGGCGCTCGCCTATGACGAGCGGCCCGAATGGATGCGCAACTGGGAGACGACGGGCCTTCTGACCTTCAATGACCAGAATGGCGACGGGCGGATCCAGTTCTATAACGACACCAGCCCGGAATTTGCCGAGCGGGCCGCCGAGCTTGGCTGGCAGGGCTCGGAACTGACGGTGAACAACGACATCATCGTCCTCGCCAATCCGGAGATCGCCAACCTGCCCGGCTGGGTGATCGCGCTTGTGGCCGCCGGCGGCCTCGCCGCCGCGCTGTCGACGGCGGCGGGTTTGCTCCTCGCCATATCGAGCGCCATCAGCCACGACCTCATCAAGGGCGCGCTCAACCCGAACATCTCGGAGAAGGGCGAACTCCTGTCTGCGCGTATCGCGATGGCCGCGGCGATCGCTCTTGCCACATGGCTCGGCATCAACCCGCCGGGATTTGCCGCGCAGACGGTGGCCTTCGCCTTCGGCATCGCGGCCGCGTCCATCTTCCCGGTCCTGATGATGGGCATCTTCTCGACGCGCGTGAACAATGTCGGCGCTGTCGCCGGCATGGTCGCCGGCCTCGTCTTCACCACCGTCTATATCTTCCTCTACAAGGGCTGGTTCTTCATTCCGGGCACCAATTCGTTCCCCGACACGGCGGAATACTGGTTCCTCGGAATCTCGCCCCTGTCGATCGGCGCGGTGGGTGCGGCGCTGAACTTCGCGGTCGCCTTCGCCCTGTCGGCGGTGACCAAGAGCCCGCCGGCCTCCATCCAGGCGCTGGTGCGCTCGATCCGCATCCCGCGCGGCGCGGGTGCAGCCACGAACCACTGA
- a CDS encoding DUF4212 domain-containing protein has translation MQPDYSSEETYWKANLRLMAICLVIWALVSFGFGIILRPLLSSIRIGGTDIGFWFAQQGSIVVFIILIFFYAIRMNKLDRQYGVNEE, from the coding sequence ATGCAACCGGATTATTCGTCCGAAGAAACCTACTGGAAAGCCAACTTGCGGCTGATGGCGATCTGCCTCGTCATCTGGGCGCTCGTTTCGTTCGGCTTCGGGATCATCCTGCGTCCGCTTCTGTCCTCCATCCGCATCGGCGGAACGGACATCGGCTTCTGGTTCGCCCAGCAGGGCTCCATCGTCGTCTTCATCATCCTGATCTTCTTCTACGCCATCCGCATGAACAAGCTGGACCGCCAATACGGCGTCAACGAAGAATAA
- a CDS encoding aspartate-semialdehyde dehydrogenase: protein MGYKIAIVGATGNVGREMLAILDERGFPADEVVALASRRSQGTEVSFGDRTLKVKALESYDWAGTDICLMSAGGSVAKEWAPKIAAQGVVVIDNSSAFRYDQDVPLIVPEVNADAVAGFTRRNIIANPNCSTAQLVVALKPLHEKAKIRRVVVSTYQSVSGAGKDGMDELFEQSRAVFVADPTTNKKFTKRIAFNVIPHIDVFMEDGSTKEEWKVMAETKKMLDPKIKVTCTAVRVPVFIGHSEAVNIEFEEPITADEARAILREAPGCLVVDKPEDGGYITPIETAGEDATYISRIREDQTLENGLNLWVVADNLRKGAALNAVQIAELLVNRGLLREKRAA from the coding sequence ATGGGCTACAAGATCGCTATCGTCGGCGCGACGGGCAATGTCGGCCGGGAGATGCTTGCCATCCTCGACGAGCGCGGCTTCCCGGCCGACGAAGTCGTGGCGCTGGCATCCCGGCGCAGCCAGGGCACTGAGGTTTCCTTCGGCGACAGGACCCTGAAGGTGAAGGCGCTCGAAAGCTACGACTGGGCGGGCACCGACATCTGCCTGATGTCGGCCGGCGGCTCGGTGGCCAAGGAATGGGCTCCCAAGATCGCTGCGCAAGGTGTCGTCGTCATCGATAACTCCTCGGCCTTCCGGTACGATCAGGACGTCCCGCTGATCGTGCCGGAGGTGAATGCCGACGCCGTCGCAGGTTTCACGCGCCGCAACATCATCGCCAATCCGAACTGCTCCACCGCGCAGCTCGTCGTGGCGCTGAAGCCGCTGCACGAGAAGGCGAAGATCCGCCGCGTCGTGGTCTCGACCTACCAGTCCGTCTCGGGCGCCGGCAAGGACGGCATGGACGAGCTGTTCGAGCAGAGCCGCGCGGTTTTCGTCGCCGATCCGACGACGAACAAGAAGTTCACCAAGCGCATCGCCTTCAACGTCATCCCCCACATCGACGTTTTCATGGAGGACGGCTCCACCAAGGAAGAGTGGAAGGTGATGGCCGAGACGAAGAAGATGCTGGACCCGAAGATCAAGGTGACATGCACCGCCGTGCGCGTGCCGGTCTTCATCGGCCATTCCGAGGCCGTCAACATCGAGTTCGAGGAGCCGATCACGGCCGACGAGGCACGCGCCATCCTGCGCGAGGCTCCGGGCTGCCTCGTCGTCGACAAGCCCGAGGACGGCGGCTACATCACGCCGATCGAGACGGCTGGCGAGGACGCGACCTACATCTCGCGCATCCGCGAGGACCAGACGCTGGAGAACGGCCTCAACCTCTGGGTCGTGGCCGACAATCTGCGAAAGGGCGCGGCCCTCAACGCGGTCCAGATCGCCGAGCTTCTCGTCAATCGGGGCCTTTTGCGCGAGAAGCGCGCGGCCTGA